The Castanea sativa cultivar Marrone di Chiusa Pesio chromosome 11, ASM4071231v1 genome contains a region encoding:
- the LOC142617544 gene encoding serine/threonine-protein kinase D6PKL1-like, with the protein MQPCVDDLADDFDNLSINSTATTAIETKRSTSSGSETTTWTTTTTTTTSSIASSSSKPHAPSHDPCWDAIRQVKSKNATLSLDDLRFVRRLGSGDIGSVYLVELKGGGGGGGESGDRAKCMFAAKVMDKKELVGRNKDGRAKIERDILEILDHPFLPTLYATLDTPRWSCLLTEFCPGGDLHVLRQNQPDKRFGEPAVRFYASEVVVALEYLHMMGIIYRDLKPENVLVRSDGHIMLTDFDLSLKGDNSTSSAQVVSDQNPSVTTSPSNEYPNDPPQFANSSCILPNCMVPAVSCFHPKRKRRKRSAHRGSLEIVAEPIDVRSMSFVGTHEYLAPEIVSGEGHGNAVDWWTLGVFIFEMFYGVTPFKGLDHEVTLANIVARALEFPKEPTVPSPAKDLMTQLLIKDPTRRMGSTMGATAIKHHQFFDGVNWALLRCTKPPYIPRPVNYRDTVRADKGADNSVEYY; encoded by the exons ATGCAGCCCTGCGTCGACGACCTCGCAGACGATTTTGACAACCTCAGCATCAACTCCACAGCCACCACTGCTATAGAAACAAAGCGTAGCACAAGCTCAGGTTCCGAAACAACTACATggacaaccacaaccacaaccaccaccagcAGCATCGCTTCATCCTCCTCCAAGCCCCACGCGCCCTCCCACGACCCATGTTGGGACGCAATCCGACAAGTCAAATCCAAAAACGCCACCCTCAGCCTCGACGACCTCCGCTTTGTCCGCCGCCTTGGCAGCGGCGACATAGGGAGCGTGTACCTCGTGGAGCTCaagggtggtggtggtggtggtggtgagtcTGGTGACAGAGCTAAATGTATGTTTGCTGCAAAGGTGATGGACAAGAAAGAGTTGGTGGGTAGGAATAAAGATGGTAGGGCAAAGATTGAGAGAGACATATTGGAAATATTGGACCACCCTTTTTTGCCAACCCTCTATGCTACGTTGGACACTCCTAGGTGGTCTTGCCTTTTGACTGAGTTCTGTCCCGGTGGTGACCTCCACGTGCTCCGTCAAAATCAACCGGACAAACGCTTCGGTGAGCCTGCTGTACG GTTCTATGCCTCAGAAGTTGTGGTTGCTCTAGAATATCTACACATGATGGGGATTATCTACCGTGATCTCAAGCCTGAAAATGTACTTGTAAGATCCGACGGTCACATAATGCTAACAGATTTTGATCTATCACTAAAAGGAGATAATTCAACATCATCAGCTCAAGTTGTGTCTGATCAAAATCCATCAGTCACCACAAGTCCATCTAATGAATACCCTAATGACCCGCCTCAATTTGCCAACTCATCATGCATTCTACCCAACTGTATGGTGCCAGCTGTCTCGTGCTTTCACCCGAAACGAAAACGAAGGAAGCGATCCGCTCATCGTGGATCCCTTGAGATTGTGGCAGAGCCAATCGATGTTCGATCGATGTCATTTGTTGGGACCCACGAGTACTTGGCACCGGAGATTGTATCAGGAGAAGGGCATGGTAATGCAGTGGATTGGTGGACACTAGGGGTTTTCATATTTGAAATGTTCTATGGTGTGACACCCTTTAAGGGTCTTGACCATGAGGTAACCCTAGCAAATATTGTGGCTCGAGCCTTAGAATTCCCAAAGGAACCAACTGTTCCAAGCCCAGCTAAGGACTTGATGACCCAGCTTTTGATCAAGGACCCAACAAGACGAATGGGGTCCACAATGGGTGCAACAGCAATTAAGCACCATCAATTTTTTGATGGGGTTAATTGGGCATTACTAAGATGTACAAAGCCACCCTACATTCCACGTCCGGTCAATTACCGGGACACTGTCCGAGCTGATAAGGGTGCAGACAATTCAGTAGAGTATTACTAG